In the genome of Pseudomonas protegens, one region contains:
- a CDS encoding diaminopimelate epimerase codes for MAAFYDARGNLYGVVAPAALRGLGIALPDNAAQAARDRRLWAEQAIAALCDWAPGTRPPGAKAHRCDGLLVGPFQARAPFDLLIVNTDGTLAERSGNGLTIFSQALAEQGLLATQGPTLLQVHHDQPTGASPLATVVEPAQVAGQQGFWLDLGQPSFGPEAVAAMGVQAVTFNGRELSRVAPLQALNPLWEQSQFVRIGNPHCVTLVEEAEALPSNPQMLQAPLTEGLTAVAFAWPQGRGEPCPAGVNLQWAMRQSAQRIVARVFERGEGPTASSGTSASAVACAAWRVGWVQAGRVEVLMPGGTAPLMLQERDGVLTRVSLFGTAQALPE; via the coding sequence ATGGCGGCGTTCTACGATGCACGGGGCAATCTCTATGGTGTGGTGGCGCCCGCTGCGCTGCGCGGCCTGGGAATTGCCTTGCCCGACAACGCGGCCCAGGCGGCCCGGGACCGGCGCCTGTGGGCGGAACAGGCGATCGCCGCGCTCTGCGACTGGGCGCCGGGCACCCGCCCGCCCGGGGCCAAGGCCCACCGCTGCGACGGTCTGCTGGTGGGGCCGTTCCAGGCTCGGGCGCCCTTCGATCTGTTGATCGTCAACACCGACGGCACCCTGGCCGAGCGCAGCGGCAATGGCCTGACGATCTTTTCCCAGGCCCTGGCCGAACAGGGCCTGCTGGCCACCCAGGGACCGACGCTGTTGCAGGTGCATCACGATCAACCCACCGGCGCCTCGCCGCTGGCCACGGTGGTGGAGCCGGCGCAAGTGGCGGGGCAGCAGGGCTTCTGGCTGGATCTGGGCCAGCCGTCCTTCGGGCCCGAGGCGGTCGCGGCGATGGGCGTGCAAGCCGTGACCTTCAACGGTCGCGAGCTGAGCCGAGTGGCGCCGTTGCAGGCGTTGAACCCGCTGTGGGAGCAGAGCCAGTTCGTGCGCATCGGCAACCCTCACTGCGTGACCCTGGTGGAGGAGGCCGAGGCCTTGCCGAGCAACCCGCAGATGCTCCAGGCGCCCCTGACCGAGGGCCTGACCGCCGTCGCCTTTGCCTGGCCTCAGGGCCGCGGCGAGCCGTGCCCGGCGGGGGTCAACCTGCAATGGGCGATGCGCCAGTCGGCGCAGCGCATCGTCGCCCGGGTGTTCGAGCGCGGCGAAGGGCCGACCGCGTCGTCGGGCACCAGCGCCAGCGCCGTGGCTTGCGCGGCGTGGCGGGTGGGCTGGGTCCAGGCCGGACGGGTCGAAGTGCTGATGCCTGGCGGCACTGCGCCCTTGATGTTGCAAGAGCGCGATGGCGTGTTGACCCGGGTGAGCCTGTTCGGCACGGCGCAGGCACTGCCTGAGTGA
- the codA gene encoding cytosine deaminase gives MLITNARLRHREGLHQLHLENGRIARIVLQGPDAPTAAPAFGPEHLDAAGNLVVPPFVEPHIHLDATLTAGEPRWNMSGTLFEGIECWGERKASITAEDTRTRAHKTIRALAAHGIQHVRTHVDVTDPDLTALKAMLEVREQTGHLIDMQIVAFPQEGIESFRNGRELMEEAIRLGADVVGGIPHFEYTRDQGVSSVKFLMDLAERTGCLVDVHCDETDDPHSRFLEVLAEEARSRDMGSRVSASHTTAMGSYDNAYCAKLFRLLGHSGISFVSCPTESIHLQGRFDSFPKRRGVTRVKELLDAGMNVCFGQDSIVDPWYPLGNGNILRVLEAGLHICHMLGYSNLQSALDLVTDNSAKALALGEGYGIEEGRPANLLILSADSDYEMLRSQGLPLYSIRHGKVLMQRQMAQVQLAGD, from the coding sequence ATGCTGATCACCAACGCCCGCCTGCGCCACCGTGAAGGTCTGCACCAACTGCACCTGGAAAACGGCCGCATCGCCCGCATTGTCCTGCAAGGCCCGGACGCTCCCACCGCCGCGCCGGCCTTCGGCCCCGAACACCTGGATGCCGCTGGCAACCTGGTGGTGCCGCCCTTCGTCGAACCGCACATTCACCTGGACGCCACCCTGACCGCCGGCGAGCCGCGCTGGAACATGAGCGGCACCCTGTTCGAAGGCATCGAATGCTGGGGCGAACGCAAGGCCAGCATCACCGCCGAAGACACCCGCACCCGCGCCCACAAGACCATTCGCGCCCTGGCCGCCCACGGTATCCAGCACGTGCGCACCCATGTCGACGTCACCGATCCCGACCTCACCGCCCTCAAGGCCATGCTCGAAGTGCGCGAGCAGACCGGGCACCTGATCGATATGCAGATCGTCGCCTTCCCTCAAGAGGGCATCGAATCGTTCCGCAACGGTCGCGAACTGATGGAGGAAGCCATCCGCCTGGGCGCCGACGTGGTGGGCGGCATTCCGCACTTCGAATACACCCGCGACCAGGGCGTGAGTTCGGTGAAATTCCTCATGGACCTGGCCGAACGCACCGGTTGCCTGGTGGACGTGCACTGCGACGAAACCGACGACCCGCACTCGCGCTTTCTCGAAGTGCTGGCCGAAGAAGCCCGCAGCCGCGACATGGGCTCACGGGTCAGCGCCAGCCACACCACCGCCATGGGCTCCTACGACAACGCCTACTGCGCCAAGCTGTTTCGCCTGCTCGGGCATTCGGGCATCAGCTTCGTCTCCTGCCCCACCGAGAGCATTCACCTGCAGGGGCGCTTCGACAGCTTCCCGAAACGCCGCGGCGTGACCCGGGTCAAGGAGCTGCTGGATGCCGGGATGAACGTCTGCTTCGGCCAGGACTCGATCGTCGATCCCTGGTACCCCCTGGGTAACGGCAACATCCTGCGGGTGCTCGAAGCCGGCCTGCACATCTGCCACATGCTCGGCTACAGCAACCTGCAAAGCGCTCTGGACCTGGTCACCGACAACAGCGCCAAGGCCCTGGCCCTGGGCGAGGGTTACGGCATCGAGGAGGGCCGCCCGGCGAACCTGCTGATCCTCTCGGCCGACAGCGACTACGAAATGCTCCGCAGCCAGGGCTTGCCGCTGTACTCGATCCGCCACGGCAAGGTGCTGATGCAACGGCAGATGGCCCAGGTGCAACTGGCCGGCGACTGA